From Colias croceus chromosome 27, ilColCroc2.1, one genomic window encodes:
- the LOC123703828 gene encoding ornithine decarboxylase-like, giving the protein MSKQFETYILNGVTVNDVAKGIINGGEQTGAFFLQDLDDAYQRIEYFKRKMPRVQIFYAIKSNDNIALLKLVAALGLGFDCATPGELYKVLKLNVNPRSIIFASPLKHPQWMTYAKKCGIKYATFDSSFELKKTKQYWPDARLLIRIKVDSNSVYRLSDKFGCDYETEAIDLLDEAARLGIKVVGVAFHVGSVCFSSDSHVNGLRMARSLFDYEAKNGRRMSIVDIGGGFLSENTTDIDEVSRLVNTALEEYFPDKSVQITAEPGRYISDSSMVLYSSINAVRRVDKNGEKINMLYINDGIYGTLRCAEVWQTVYKFARNTIENNEEVYKTIIWGNSLDSSDQVLSENKIYLPQCTTQDWLVFPVRGAYSHVFGSTFACTNLPPIRPVISKELWKKIKNSEVFEPEDFIENPDISAPFPSNIPEVINVQNHLKSNVVLKA; this is encoded by the exons atgtcaaaacaATTTGAAACATACATTCTAAACGGAGTAACAGTAAATGATGTAGCTAAAGGAATTATAAACGGAGGTGAACAGACAGGAGCCTTCTTTCTTCAGGATCTGGATGACGCATATCAaagaattgaatattttaaacgaaaaatgCCAAgagttcaaatattttatg CCATCAAATCAAACGACAACATAGCTCTATTGAAGTTAGTAGCAGCCCTAGGATTGGGTTTTGACTGCGCTACGCCGGGCGAGCTGTACAAAGTCTTGAAACTTAATGTGAATCCACG aaGTATCATATTTGCGTCACCCCTCAAACATCCACAATGGATGACGTATGCCAAAAAATGTGGAATCAAATACGCTACATTCGATTCTTCTTTCGAGCTGAAAAAAACGAAACAATATTGGCCTGACGCAAG gcttttaataagaataaaagtTGATAGTAACAGCGTATACCGTTTGAGTGATAAATTCGGATGCGACTATGAAACAGAAGCAATCGATCTTTTGGATGAAGCCGCTAGACTTGGAATAAAG GTGGTCGGAGTCGCCTTCCACGTCGGCAGTGTCTGCTTTTCATCGGACAGTCACGTCAATGGGCTTCGAATGGCGAGATCACTGTTTGATTATGAAGCTAAAAATGGCAGACGAATGAGTATTGTGGATATAGGCGGTGGGTTCCTTAGTGAAAATACTACAGATATTGATGAG GTATCTCGTCTAGTGAATACAGCGTTGGAAGAATACTTCCCTGACAAAAGTGTGCAAATCACAGCAGAACCTGGTCGATACATAAGCGATTCTTCTATGGTGCTGTATAGCAGTATTAACGCGGTTAGAAGG GTTGATAAAAATggtgaaaaaataaacatgctTTACATAAACGATGGCATATACGGCACACTGCGTTGCGCAGAGGTTTGGCAGACTGTTTATAAGTTTGCA AGAAACACAATAGAAAACAACGAGGAAGTATACAAAACGATCATATGGGGCAACAGCCTAGATTCCTCTGACCAAGTGCTATCTGAAAATAAGATATATTTGCCACAATGTACCACACAGGATTGGCTCGTTTTTCCCGTAAGAGGAGCTTATTCCCATGTCTTTGGGTCGACTTTCGCGTGCACTAATTTACCGCCAATAAGACCTGTTATATCTAAGGAACTGTG GAAAAAGATAAAGAACAGTGAAGTTTTCGAGCCAGAAGATTTCATTGAAAATCCAGACATTTCGGCGCCATTTCCCTCCAACATCCCTGAAGTAATTAATGTCCAAAAccatttaaaatcaaatgtaGTGTTAAAAGCatag